The following proteins come from a genomic window of Iamia sp. SCSIO 61187:
- a CDS encoding oxidoreductase, whose amino-acid sequence MPWRPDDIGDLTGRVAVVTGATSGLGTVTARELARHGAHVIATARDERRGERALERLRADVPAGSIELRALDLASLASVATFAADVGRDHRRLDVVVNNAGVMAPPRGRTEDGFELQIGTNHLGPFALTGRLLPLLHVAPAARVVTVASLAHTWGTIDLADLTYERRRYLRWPAYGASKLANLLFAFELDRRLRATASPVVSLAAHPGLARTRLGRSGGGPLAWLQSIGVVLARPTHQSARRGAEPQLRAATDPDVPGGAYLGPGGPGEARGPAVIVGCSPAARDPSCAQALWDLSVALTGVDPGLDPAFAPTAGRR is encoded by the coding sequence GTGCCCTGGCGACCGGACGACATCGGCGACCTGACGGGACGGGTCGCCGTCGTCACCGGCGCCACCAGCGGGCTGGGCACCGTCACCGCCCGCGAGCTGGCCCGCCACGGCGCCCACGTGATCGCCACTGCGCGCGACGAGCGGCGCGGGGAGCGGGCCCTCGAGCGGCTGCGTGCCGACGTCCCCGCCGGCTCGATCGAGCTGCGGGCGCTGGACCTGGCGTCGCTGGCGAGCGTGGCCACCTTCGCCGCTGACGTGGGCCGCGACCACCGCCGCCTCGACGTCGTCGTCAACAACGCCGGGGTCATGGCCCCGCCCCGCGGCCGCACCGAGGACGGCTTCGAGCTCCAGATCGGCACCAACCACCTCGGCCCGTTCGCCCTGACCGGGCGCCTCCTCCCCCTGCTCCACGTCGCCCCCGCCGCCCGGGTCGTCACCGTGGCCAGCCTGGCCCACACGTGGGGGACGATCGACCTCGCCGACCTGACCTACGAGCGGCGCCGGTACCTGCGCTGGCCGGCCTACGGCGCCAGCAAGCTGGCCAACCTCCTCTTCGCCTTCGAGCTCGACCGGCGTCTCCGCGCCACCGCCTCCCCGGTGGTGTCGCTGGCCGCCCACCCCGGGCTGGCCCGCACCCGGCTGGGCCGGTCCGGCGGCGGGCCGCTGGCCTGGCTCCAGTCGATCGGCGTCGTCCTGGCCCGGCCCACCCACCAGAGCGCCCGCCGGGGCGCCGAGCCCCAGCTGCGGGCGGCCACCGATCCCGACGTGCCGGGCGGGGCCTACCTGGGTCCCGGCGGCCCGGGCGAGGCCCGGGGCCCGGCCGTGATCGTGGGCTGCTCGCCCGCCGCCCGCGACCCGTCGTGCGCCCAGGCCCTGTGGGACCTCAGCGTGGCCCTGACCGGCGTCGACCCCGGCCTCGACCCGGCTTTCGCTCCGACCGCAGGGCGTCGGTAG